The region TCAACGGTTGTGCCTTTATCCCAAGGGAATTTAACGGCTTTTGTTGGTCCAGTGAAGTAATATTCAACATGGCATTGCGCACAGACTTGCGCTTGTTGATCAAGACGACCTTGCTCAGCAAATGGTTTACCAATTGCTTCCATTGCACGCTCTACGTGAGGACGCGTAAGTTTAAGTGCTGGTTCACCATTTTTAAAAGCGTCGCTGCGGGTATCGTGACAATCGGCACAGCCAATAGCATTCACGACTTCAGCACCACCTTTAGCCCATTTACCCGAGAAGTAAGCATCTTCCCCATTTTCTTCAATAAAGCGTGCTACATCGGGACTTTTACAACTCCAGCAAGACATCACCATCGGACCATTCTTCGCATTCGTGGGCCCACCTGTACGCAAGGTATTACGGATGTCATCAATGGCATAGAAATGCCCACGGGCTTTGTTATAGTCTTTAGAGAAACCATAACCCGCCCACATGATGACCATATTTGGATCACCTTGTAATGCATCTTCTAATTCTTTACTTTCACTTGTCGCTTTCCAGGTTTTGTATTGATCCGGATGTGCTTGTTGGAACTTTTCATTACGAGGTTCTAACTTTTCTGTTACTTGATCTGCAGCAAACACCGATGTACTCATACTCAGTAATAGTGTTGCTAATAGAGCTGTTACGCCTGACGTTGGTTTAAGAGTTTTATATACACTAACCATGTTGTCTCCAATTTATAATTATTTAGATTGACCAAGCGTTGTGAGAGAGGCAATAAATAAAAATTGGCAAGTAATTATATTTTTTAATTTAATCTTTATGTTAGATAGATTAGTTTAAACAATATAAATACCTTATTTAAACTATCTCATATCTATCTATGTATATATATTATTCGGCCATTACTCTCGCGTTTATTGTTTTTGATCAAGATATGAAAACGGCCTGTATTTTATTAAAGCAAACGTGATTACATGGGCTCTACAAAGTGTGATCTATACACTAGATTACAGTGCTTGACACTTACTTACATTCGTGTTTAACCTATAATCTATTTAAAACATAAGTTTATAGCTTTGTTGATGTATATCTCAAATATTGAATCAACTCATTATGGGTATGTTGTTTTTGTGTTTTATTTTGGCGTTTTACAATATAGTGGTCTCGTTAAGCGTTGTGGCTGGCATCATAAATAAGAATTATTATAAATAAGAATTAGTGTTAATCAGGAAAATAAATAATAGATAAGTTGAATTAATTTTAATTTAATAATCTGTTTATTCTGAATAATTAAACTAACGAAAATTAAAATGTGTTTTTAATTAACACACATTTTTATAATTCTCATAGAAGGATGCAAAATGGGTAATGTAAAATTAACCATACGTACAACGATTAGCTTTCTGCTCTTCATATGTATCTATGGTTTTAATTTCAGTGTTACTGCGGAGTCGTCAGATCGTCAGGCTGTTAATGCAAGCACTGATAGTCGACACCAAGTGACGTTTATTCGTGATAGTGATGATGCGTGTACGCAATGTCATAAAGACTCGAAAGAAACACGCCAAGGTACGCACGGTGAAAAAACCGCACTTAAACTTGGTAGAGACCTTAAATGTGTTGAATGCCATAACACAGTTGGTCCTAACCACCGCGAAAATGCCTCTCAAGTTACCAAGTACTCTGCAGCTCAATCTCAAATTGGCACCCATAAAACCCTGCTTGATTTTGACGCTATCTTAAAAGCAACGGACAATTGTACTGAATGTCATACCCCTGAACGACTACAAGAAAAAACTTGGGTACACGATGTACATGCTAAAAAAGCCACTTGCTCGTCTTGCCATGTGATCCATGCCGATGGTGAAAAAGAAGGTATGCAAGCACTAGAACGTAAGGCTCAAATTGCGCAGTGCGTCGATTGTCATAAAGACTTTAACTTGAATCAAGAAGGTAAGGGAGACTGACATGGCCTGTTCTAGACGAAATTTATTACTCGGTGCTGGTGCGGTAATTTTTACTACTGGTGTTTCTAAAGTTGCCTTCGGTAAAAAATCATTAGTAGCAACACAAGAAGACGGTGATAAACGCTACGGTATGGTTTTTGACGAAACGGCTTGTATTGGTTGTACCGCTTGTACCGATGCATGTCGTGAAACCAACAATGTACCTGAAGGCGTATCACGTCTAACCATAGAACGTAGCGCGCCGATGGGAGAGTATCCTGATGTTGATTACACATTTACGCGTGTGTCTTGCCAGCATTGTGATAATGCACCCTGTGTAACGGTTTGTCCGACGGGCGCATCGTATGTTGATCTTAAAACTGGCATTGTCGATGTACATAGCGATAAGTGTGTCGGTTGTGGTTATTGCTTAGCAGCTTGTCCATATAAAGTCCGATTCTTCCACCCAGAAACAAAATCTGCAGATAAGTGTAATTTCTGTCGTGATAC is a window of Moritella sp. Urea-trap-13 DNA encoding:
- the nrfB gene encoding cytochrome c nitrite reductase pentaheme subunit gives rise to the protein MGNVKLTIRTTISFLLFICIYGFNFSVTAESSDRQAVNASTDSRHQVTFIRDSDDACTQCHKDSKETRQGTHGEKTALKLGRDLKCVECHNTVGPNHRENASQVTKYSAAQSQIGTHKTLLDFDAILKATDNCTECHTPERLQEKTWVHDVHAKKATCSSCHVIHADGEKEGMQALERKAQIAQCVDCHKDFNLNQEGKGD
- the nrfC gene encoding cytochrome c nitrite reductase Fe-S protein, which gives rise to MACSRRNLLLGAGAVIFTTGVSKVAFGKKSLVATQEDGDKRYGMVFDETACIGCTACTDACRETNNVPEGVSRLTIERSAPMGEYPDVDYTFTRVSCQHCDNAPCVTVCPTGASYVDLKTGIVDVHSDKCVGCGYCLAACPYKVRFFHPETKSADKCNFCRDTNLKAGKLPACVESCPTKALTFGDLNDPTSEINKVIASNAVYRSKVELGTEPKLYKVADTKGEIKR